The genomic interval AGCTCGAGGGGCAGGTCGCCGTGCGCGACGGGGCCCTGCACACCGCTCGACTCGAACGTGCCCGGCCTCGCGCGGCGGCGCGAAAGCTGACGGTCTCTCCGGAGGCGTCCTATCTCGTCGCGGGTGGCTTGGGAGGACTCGGGCTTCGGCTCGCGGGGTGGCTGGTGGAGCGTGGCGCGCGGCACCTCGTCCTGCTGGGACGTCGTCCCCCTTCACCGGAGGCTCAACGGAGCATCGAGGCGCTGGAGTCGGGAGGTGTCCACGTGCGTGTGGCCCTGGCGGACCTCGCTTCTCGTGACGCGGTCGCGGCGGTGCTCCGCGAGGCGCGCGACACCCCACCGCTGCGAGGCATCTTCCACGCGGCGGGTGTTCTGCGCGACGCCACCCTGGCCCAGCAGACCGCCGAGAGCTTTCACGAGGTGCTGGCCCCCAAGGTCCAAGGCGCGTGGAACCTGCACGTGCTCAGCGAAGGGCTGCCGCTGGACTTCTTCGTGTGTTTCTCATCGGCGGCTTCGCTCCTGGGGACTCCAGGACAGGCGAACTATGTCGCCGCGAATGCGTTCCTGGACGGACTGGCCCACCTGCGACACGCGCGAGGACTCCCCGCGCTGACCGTCAACTGGGGCTCTTGGGCGGAGACGGGCATGGCCGCGCGGTTGGCCTCCACCATGGGAGGGACGTCCGGTGCCATGGGGTTCGAGTCGATTCCGGTGGAGCGCGGGCTCGACATCCTCGAGCGCCTCATGGGGGGACCGGGTGTCTCGCTCGGTGTCTTCCCCGTCGATTGGAAGCAGCTCGGCGAGAAGTGGCCGGGCCTGGCGCGTCAGGCCTTCATTCAAGGGCTGCTCGGCGCGGCACCGCTCCAGCCTCGGACGCCCGCCTTCCGCGCACAACTGGAGGCCGCCGCGCCAAGCAGGAGGTTGGACCTGCTGCGCCGGCACGTGGCCACCATGGTCTCGCAGACGCTGGGCATGGCGGAGTCGGAGCGGCTGTCGGGCAACGAGCGGCTGTTCGACCTTGGCTTCGATTCACTGCTGGCGGTGGAGCTCAAGAACCGTCTGGCGAGCAGTCTGGGCAGGAACCTGCGTTCAACCCTGGTCTTCGATTTCCCCTCGGTGTCGGGACTCGTCTCGCACCTGGCGGGAGAGCTGGGACTGAGTGGGGAGGCCACGAAGCGAGCGGAGACCCCGGCCCGGGACGACACCCTGGCCGCGGAGATTCAAACCCTGTCGGAGCAGGAACTCACCTCACTCATCGACCAGGAACTGATGAGCGCGCTCAGCCGCTGAGGACCGGATGGCGAAACTACCGACACGCATCTCTGAGCTACCCACCGTCAAGCTCGCCTATCTCGCGAACCAGCTCCGCGCCAAGAAGGAGCTCCTGGCCGCGGAACCCATCGCCGTCATCGGCATGTCGTGCCGCTTCCCCGGTGGAGGCGAGCTGCCGGAGACGTTCTGGGATGTGCTCCGCGACGGGCGGGACGCGACCCGCGAAGTGCCCGCCGACCGCTGGAACATCGACGACGTCTATGACCCCACGCCGGGGACGCAGGGGAAGGTCTACACCCGGCGCGGCGCCTTCATCGAGAACGTCGACCTGTTCGAGCCCTCGTTCTTCGGCATCGCGCCGCGTGACGCGAAGTTCATGGACCCGCAGCAGCGCATGCTGCTGGAGGAGTGCTGGCGGGCCCTCGAGCGCGCGGGCATTCCTCCCGCGGGCCTGGCTGGAAGCCGCACGGGCATCTTCGTGGGGCTGATGCACAACGACTACAACGTGCTGGGCATCAGCGCGGACGTGGAGATGTCCTCCTCGTCGCTCAACTATCCCTCGATGGCGGCCGGGCGCATCTCCCACACCCTGGGGTTCCAGGGGCCCGCGCTCACCGTGGACACCGCGTGCTCGTCCTCGGCCGTCACGGTCCACCTCGCGTGCCAGAGCCTGCGCAACGACGAGAGTGACATGGCCCTGGCTGGTGGGGTCAGCCTGAGCCTGTCACCCGTCACCATGATGGTCGAGTGCCAGAACCGCATGTTGTCCGCCGACGGCCGCTGCAAGGCCTTCGACGCCTCCGCGGATGGGTTCGCGCGCGGGGAAGGCTGCGGCATGGTGGTGCTCAAGCGCCTGTCGGATGCGCTGGCCCATGGCGACCCCATCATCGGAGTCATCCGTGGCTCGGCGCTCAACCATGACGGCCGCAGCAGCGGGCTGATGGTGCCGAACGGTCGCGCGCAGGAGCGCGTCATCCGCATGGCGCTGGATGGCTGTGGCGTGGAGCCCGACCAGGTCAGCTACATCGAGGCCCACGGCACGGGGACCGCGCTCGGCGACCCCATTGAAATGGAGGCGCTCCGCTCCGTCTTCGGGCGCAAGTCCACGCGAGGCTCGCCGCTGTTCGTGGGCTCGGTGAAGACGAACATCGGACACCTGGAGGCCGCCGCTGGAATCGCGGGGCTCATCAAGGTGCTGCTGTCGCTGCGCAACGAAGCCATCCCCGCGCACCTCCACTTCGAGCGGCCGAACCCGAACATCCGCTGGGACGACCTGCCGGTGGTCATCCCCACCGAGCTGCGGCCCTGGCCTCGAGGAGAACAGCGGCGGCTCGCGGGGCTCAGCAGCTTTGGCTTCAGCGGCACCAACGTGCACCTCGTCGTGGAAGAGGCGCCCGTCCTGCCTCGGCCTCCGATGGCGCGGGAGCGGCCCGTTCATCTGCTGACCCTGTCGGCGAAGACGGAAGCGGCGCTCGACGCGCTGGTGGAGGCTCACGAGTCGGCGCTGACGGATGACAGCGTGTCACCCGGAGACTGGTGCTTCACGGCCAACGCCGGTCGCTCCCACTTCGAGCATCGAGCCGCCATCACCGGCTCTTCCGTGGCCGAGCTCCGGATGGGCCTGTCACGCCTGCGCGCCGAGAAGCCGCGTTCCCAGCGCGAGCCGAGACGAGGGACTGAACTCCCGAAGCCGGTCTTCCTGTTCACGGGGCAAGGCGCGCTCGGGCCCGGAACGGGCCGCGAACTGGCCGAGACCTGGCCCGTGTTCCGCGAGGCGCTGCTGCGCTGTTCGAATGTCCTCCAAGGGCGGCTCGAGCCTCGGCTCGAGGACATCCTGTGGGGCGAGGCGTCCGCGTCCCTGCTCGCGGACACGCGCTACGCGCAGCCCGCGCTCGTCGCGCTGGAGTTCGCGCTGTCGGAGCTATGGGCCTCCTGGGGCATTGTCCCGGGGGCCGTGGCCGGGCACAGCCTGGGTGAGTACGCGGCGGCCGTGGTCGCCGGAGTCCTCTCCCTCGAGGACTCGCTGAAGTTGGTCGTCGAGCGCGCGCGGCTCATCCACGAGGCCCCCGGTGAGGGGGCGATGCTGGCCGTCCACGCCTCGATGGAGGCCGTGGCGCCGGTGGTGGCTCCACTGGCCCAGCGTGTCAGCCTCGCGGCGGTCAACGGCCCCGAGGACCTGGTCCTTTCTGGAGAGGCCGCGGCGATATCCGAGGTCGCGGAGACACTCGCCGCGAGGGGCATCACCTGCAAGCGGCTTCCGGTCCCCCACGCCTACCACTCTTCGCTCATGGACCCGGTGGTGGCCCCCTTCGAGGCCTGCTTCGAAGGTGTGGCGCTCTCGACGCCGCGGGTCCCCTTCGTGTCCTCGCTCGAGGGAAGGCTCGTCTCCGAGGAGCTGACCCGGCCGGGCTACTGGGGCCGACATCTCCGCGAGCCCGTCGCCTTCGCCGCGACGCTGGACGTGTTGCGCGGCCAGATGCATCGGACCTTCCTCGAGGTGGGGCCCGCCCCGGTCCTCGCGGGCATCGGCCGGCGCATCTTCCAGGACGCGGAGGAGCTGTGCTGGCTGCCGAGCCTCCGCGCCTCGTCGGGCGAGACGGCGCAGCTGCTCTCCTCCTTGGGCTCGCTCTACTCGCGTGGCTTCGAGGTGGATTGGGCCGCGTTCGATGCGCCCTTCGAGCGGCGTCCCGCCACGCTGCCGACGTATCCCTTCCGCCGCGAGCGCTATTGGCTCGATACCCAGACCGGGGGGCTGTTGGGCGAGCGGAGGGTGTCTCGCGACAAGGGCCACCCGCTCGTGGGCACGCCGTTGTCCCTGGCGGGGACGAAGGTGCGCCGCTTCACGTCGCGCCTGAGCGCCTTCGAGCCCTCCTTCATCGCCGACCACCGCGTCTTCGGCGCGACGATTCTTCCGGCCGCCTGCTACGCGGAGATGGCGCTGGGGGCCGCGCGCCTCACGGCGGGGGCGGAGTCCCTCTTCGAACTGAGCTCGGTCGAACTGGAGCGTCCATTCGTACTCGGCGAGGGCGAAGCGCATGACGTCCAGACGGTGCTGACGCCGGAGGCGGGGCGCACGCACTTTGAAATCTATGGCCAGGGGTCGACGGGGCCCGAGCGGGACTGGGTGCGTCTGGCGCATGGACACCTCACGGAGCACCGCGAGTCCACGCGGCCGGTCCAACTGGAAACAGAGTTGCTCTCGCGCTTCTCCGCGCCACGGCCCTCGGAGCCGCTGTTCGAGCTGATGGCCCGCCATGGAATCGAGTACGGCCCTTCGTTCCGGGTCATCGAGTCCCTGCGGTTCGGGACGAACGCCTGCCTCGCCCACGTCCGGCTTCATGACAGTCACGTGGTCGGGATGGGCGCGTATCAGTTGCATCCCTTGCTCCTCGATGCGTGCTTCCAGACAGCCGCCGCCTTGTTCATGGAGGACGCGAAGAGCGGGCAGCAGCACCGGCAACGGATGCCGGTCGGCATCGAGCGTCTGCGCTGGTTCAAGAAGCCCGGCGCCAGTGTCTGGGTGCATGCGCGCCATGACGGCAGGGGTGTCACCACCTCCGACGAGCTGCTGAGCTGCGACCTGCGAATCCTCGGGGAAGAGGGAGACGTCATCGCGGAGGTGCAGGGGCTGTTGCTCAAGCAGAGCGACCGGCGCGCGCTGATGACGTCGTTCCCGGACTCTTCCCGGGAGCTGCTCTTCGAGCTGGCGTGGCGGGAGCAGGAAGCGGCCCGGGGACGGAGCCCACTCCCCCTGCTGTCAGGGCGCTGGCTGCTGCTCGCGGACTCGGGTGGCGCCGCGCAGTCGCTGAAGGCACAGGTGCAACGCCATGGCGGGACCTGCGAACTCGTGCTCCCGGGCCCAGGCTACGAGCGCATGGAGCCGGGCCTCGCCCGACTCGACCCGAGCGACCCGCACGCCTTCACCCGGCTCCTCCGCGAACTGGCGGAGGAGGGGGCTTCGCCGGCGACGGTGGTGTGCTTCTGGGGGCTCGATGAACCCAAGGCGGAAGCGCTCTCTCCGGAGTCGTTGGCGCAGGCCACCTCGAGGAGCGCGGCCGGAGTGCTCCACCTCGTCCAGGCGATGGCGCGGGCGACCTGGGCGCAGAAGCCCGTGCTGTGGCTGGTGACCCGAGGCGCCGTCTCCGCCGCGCCGGGAGACACCGTGGAGGGACTCGCGCAGTCGACGCTCTGGGGGCTCTGCCGCGCCGCCGCCATCGAACATCCCGAGCTGAGCTGCCGGCTGGTGGACCTGGACGACGGCGAGGACGCGGCCACGCGGTGGTTCGAGCGGATGGCCCACGCGCCCGGCGAGAACATGCTCGCGCTGCGAGGCTCGCGGCTCCTCGCGGCCCGGCTCGTGCGACCCCCGGCGGCGCCGAGTCGCACCAGCTCCGAGCGCGCCATTCATGCGGACGGCGCCTACCTCATCACCGGAGGGATGGGCGCCCTCGGGCTCGCCACCGCCACCTGGCTGGTCGAGGAAGGCGCCCGTCACCTGGTCCTGGTGGGGCGTGGTGCACCAGGTGCGGAGGCACAAGCCCGGCTCTTGGAGCTGCGTGAGCGGGGCTGCGAAGTCACCGTGGCGTGTGCCGACATCTCGCGCGCGGAGGACGCGCGGCGCGTGGTGGAGGAACTCTCCGCGAGAGGTTCGAGACCTCGGGGCATCTTCCATGTGGCGGGTGTGCTGGAGGATGGCGTGTTCCTGCGGCAGGACCGCGAGCGTCTGGCGAAGGTGTTCGCGCCGAAGGTGCTCGGTGCGTGGAACCTGCACCTGGCCGCCATGGGGCTCCCGCTCGACCTCTTCGTCATGTACTCGTCCGCGGCGTCGCTCGTCGGGGTCGCGGGCCAGGCGAACTATGTCGCCGCCAACACCTTCCTCGATGCACTGGCGCACCACCGCCGCGCGAAGGGACTGCCCGCGCTCAGCGTCAACTGGGGGCGGTGGTCTGGCGGCGGAATGGCCGAGAAGGTCCGAGGCCCCGGGCGTGCGCCGTCATCGGACGCCAACAGCCTTTCGCCTCAGCGGGCCCTGCGGGTCCTCGAGGAGCTGTTGGGCCGGGACCTCGCGCAGGTGGGCGTGGTCCCCGTCAACCTCTCCCCTCGGGAGGCCACGCCCTCCGCGGGACATGGTCCGTTGTTCTCCGAGCTGGTGGTGCGCGAGCCGTCCCAGTCAGCGGGCACGGCGCGGATGGTGGAGTTGCTGGAGGAGCTCAAGCGTTCGGATGGCACGCGCCGCCGCGGCCTCCTGATGCACTACGTCCATGGCCGGCTGGCGCCCCTGCTGGGCTTCCCTCCGGACCACGAGATGCTTCAGCGGAGCATCTCCCTGAACGAGATGGGGCTCGATTCGCTGCGCGCCGTCGAGCTGAAGAACCGCATGGGCCGCGAGCTGGGCGTCGATCTGCCCCTGGCCCGCTTCATCGACGGGACGGGTGTCGCGGGAATCGTGGAGGTGCTGCACGAGCAACTCGAGCTCAGTGAGTTGCTCGCACGAGTCCCCGCCGCGGGCGCTCAGGTCGAGCTCGAGGAGCTGACGCTATGAAGATGGGGGAGCTGCTCGCCGAGCTGAATCGGCGGGGCCTGGAGGTCTGGGCGGAAGGGGAGCAGCTGAAGCTCCGGGGGCCGAAGGGGGCCGCGGGCGAGGAGCTGCGCAACCTGCTCGCCGGACACAAGCAGGAGTTGCTGACGCTGTTGCGTGAGCGCCAACGGGCGAACGAGGAGCGCCCCATCACCCCCGTGGCTCGCACGGGGCCAGCCCCGTTGTCATACGGGCAGCAGCGGCTGTGGTTCCTCGACCGGCTCGAGCCCGGCGGCGTCGCGTACAACCTGGTCATGCCCCTGCGCGTCGAGGGGCGCCTGGACCCGGCGCTCCTGGAGCGGTGCTTCGTCGAAATCCTCCGGCGCCACGAAATCCTCCGCACGCGCTACACCGAGCTGCAAGGGGTGCCGGTCCAGGTGGTCGACCCCGAGCCCCGGCTCGAGTTCCTGGTGATGGACGAGACGGAGGTGTTCGCCCATGAGCCCGGGGGCACGGAGGTGTTCCTCCGCCGCGAAGGAGAGCGGCCCTTCGACCTGTCCGAAGGCCCGTTGACGCGGGTCCTCGTGGTCGAGCGGGGAGCGGACAAGGGCCAGTACATCCAGGTCTGCCTGCACCACATCTCCGCGGATGTCTGGGCGCGCGGAATCCTGATGCGCGAGCTGATGGTGCTCTACACGGCCTTCGCTCAGGGACAGCCCTCTCCGCTTCCGCCCCTGCCACTCCAGTTCTCGGACTTCGCCATCTGGCAGCGGGGCCACCTCCAAGGCGACGTCCGCCGCGGCCTGGTGGATGCCTGGAAGCGGCGGCTCGCGGGGATGCCGCCCTTGCTGGAGCTCCCCTCTGACCGCCCGCGTCCCCGGGTGCAGACCTATGCCGGCGGCGAGGTCCGCTTCGAGGTGGGACCCGAGCAGACCGAGGCCCTGAAGGCGCTGAGTCATGCGGCCAATGCCACGCCCTTCATGGGCATGCTGGCCGCCTTCTTCGTCCTGCTGCATCGCCTCACCGGCCGCGAGGACCTGGTCGTCGGCGCCAACGCCATCAACCGGACGCGCCCCGAGCTCGAGCCCCTGGTGGGCTTCTTCGTCGACAACCTGGTGATGCGCGTGGACCTGGGCGGCGCCCCGGGGTTCTCCACCGTGGTGAAGCGTGTGCGCGAAGTGGTCCTCGAGGCCTTCGCGCACCAGGACCTTCCCTTCGACCTGCTCGTCGAGGAGCTGAAGCCCGCGAGAAACCCCGGCTACAACCCGCTGTTCCAGACCGTGTTCTCGTGGGCGCGCGCCGTGGGGACGATGCCGGATGCGTCCGGGATGAAGATTGTCCCGCTCGAGTTCGAGACCACCTCCTCTCGCTTCGACCTCAACCTCTTCGTGGATGACCACTCGGACCGCCTCACGGTCCGCTTCGTATTCAACCGCGACCTCTTCGACCGGAGCACGCTCCAGCACTACGCGGACTGCTTCCAGGTGTTGCTCCAGGGGCTCCTCACCGAACCGCAGCGTCCGGTGGCGGACCTCCCCGTGCTGCCGGCGGAAGCCCGCGAGCGCATCCTCCGGCAGTGGAACAACACCCGCGCGGAGGGCGCCAGCGGGCCCTGTCTGCACGAACTCTTCGAGGCGCGCGCGGCGAAGACGCCGGATGCCTGCGCGCTCGTCGTGGGGGACTGGGAGCTGACCTATGGCGAGCTCGACCAGCGCAGCGACCGCCTCGCGGTGGCGCTGCAAGCCCGGGGCGTGGGGCCGGAGACGCTGGTGGGCATCTGCCTGGAGCGCTCGCCCAGGCTCGTGGTGAGCCTGCTCGCGGTGCTCAAGGCGGGAGGCTCGTTCCTCGCGCTCGACCCGGACGAGCCCTCCGAGCGGCTGCGGCGCATCGTCGGTGACGCACGTCCCCGGCTGCTGCTCACGTCGGGCGCGTCCGTGGACCTGGAGTCGCTCGCGACGCCCGTGCTCTCCGTGGACGAGGCCTGTGAGCACTTCCCGGACGCCATCGGTCAGCGCCTGCGCCGGGACGTCACCCCGGAGCACCGGGCCTATGTCCTCTACACCTCCGGCTCGACGGGCCATCCGAAGGGCACGGAGGTTACCCACCGGAGCATCGTCAACTACCTGAAGTGGAGCGTGGAGGCGTACCGGCTCACCGAGGGCACGGGGAGCCCGGTGCTCGGGTCCATCAGCTTCGATGGCACGCTGACGAGCCTCTTCGCTCCGCTCATCTCGGGACGCGCCCTGTTCCTGCTCCCGCGCGGGCAGGAGCTGGACGTGTTGTCCTCCCGCGCCTACCCGGAGCTGGGCTTCAGCTTCATCAAGCTGACGCCCTCCCACCTGCGCGCGTTCGACGGATTGGGGCGCCTGCGAGAGGTGCTCGAGCGGACCCACGCCGTGGTCCTCGGAGGCGAGGGCCTGCACGGCGGAGACCTGGAGACGTGGCGCGCGCAGCGCCTCTCCGCGCGGGTCCTCAACGAATACGGCCCCACCGAGGCCGCCGTGGCGTGCTCCTTCCATGAGATGTCACACGACGGAGCGCCGCTCCCCGAGCGTGTGCCCATTGGCAAGCCCATCCCCAACACGGCGCTGTATGTCCTGGACCGTCGCGGACAGCCGGTGCCCGTCGGTGTGCCGGGCGAGCTGTACATCGGCGGCGTGGGACTGGCGCGAGGCTACCTGGGACGCCCCGACCTGACGGCGGAGCGCTTCGTGCCGAACCCCTTCGCGGACCCCGGCTCCGGTCAGGAAGGGACGCGGCTCTATCGCACGGGAGACCTGGCCCGCTACCTCCCGGATGGAACGCTGGAGTACCTGGGACGGCTGGACGACCAGCTCAAGATTCGGGGCCACCGCGTCGAGTCCGGAGAGGTCGAGGCCGCGCTCGCCCGGCACCCGCGCGTCGTGCACGCCGCCGTGGCGTTGCAGCGAGTGGCCGGACACGAGCCGCGCCTGGTCGCCTACGTCCAGCCGTCCGCGCCCGGGGGAGAGCCGTTGGAGGCCGCGCTGCGCGAGTCCCTCCAGGCCCAGCTCCCCGAGTTCATGCGGCCGTCCGTCTATGTCGTCCTCGATGCGCTGCCACTGACCTCCAGCGGCAAGGTGGACCGCAAGGCGCTCCCCTCTCCTTCGACGGGGAGAGGAGACGCCGGGCTCGGGGTACGTAGCGCGACGGCGATGACAGAGACGGAGCGAAAGCTCCAGGGCCTCTACCGCGAGCTGCTGGGGCTCGGCGCCGTGGCGCTCGACCAGAGCTTCTTCGACCTGGGCGGACACTCGCTGCTGGCCATCACCCTCATCGCGCGCATCCGAGGGCTCCTCGACGTGGAGGTCCCCCTCAACGAGGTGTTCGAACGGCCCTCGGTGGAGGGACTGGCCCGGTGGATTGATGCCCAGGCTGGAACCCTGGCCCCGAAGCTGCCCGCGGGGGTGGTGGCGTTGAGGCCGAGAGGGCGCAAGGCGCCGCTGTTCCTGGCCCCGCCCTCCGCGGGCAACCCCGCCGTCTACATCTCCCTCTCCCGAAACCTGAGCGCGGAGCAGCCCGTCTTCGGCTTCCAGATGCCGGGCCTGATGGACGACACCGTTCCGCTCGCGTCGGTCGAGGAGACGGCGGCGCACTACGTGGACTCCATGCGGAAGCTCCAGCCCGTGGGCCCCTATCACCTCGCGGGGTGGTCCTACGGCGGCATCATCGTGTGTGAGATGGCGCGCCAGCTCGAGTCCCAGGGTGAGCACGTCGCGCTGCTCGGGTTGATTGATGGCGCGTCGCTGGACCGCAAGGCGGCGCAGGACAGCCAGGACCTCCGCGAGGCGGTCTCCACGGGTTCGCAGTTGGTGAAGGTGCTGGTGGAGACCCCGCTGCCCAGGGACTACGCGAGCTTGAAGCTGGTGGGGGAGTGGATGGGAATCAGCCTGCCCGAGACGCCCAAGGACCTGTGGCGCAAGGACTCACTCGGGCAGCGCAGCTACCTGCGGCGGTTCCTGAAGGACGTGGTGAAGACGGTCCGCAACATGATGGCCACGCTGCGCGCCGAGCGCTCCTACACCTTCTCCGCGTATGGCGGCCGGGCCACCCTCTTCAGGGCGGCGCCTCCGGTGGAAGGCAGGGATTCACTCGTCGACAGTGTGAGAAGATTTGCCCTGGCCGGCGTGCAAGTCATTGCCGTTCCTGGCAATCACATGACACTCATCCTGGATGAGCGGCACGTCGCCGTGCTGGCGGTCCAGCTCCAGCAGTGCCTGGATGCTGCCGCGACCGGGATGCCCCAGCTGGAAACCTCACGCGCGCTGCTGCTCGCGAGCGGGGGGAACACGCAGTCATCGAAGGAGGTCGTGTGATGCCGCATCGAATCCTGTCCATGGATGGTTCCTCCATCTCCGGAGGTACGGGCTATGTCGCCACGGGGATGCTCGGAGCGCTTCGGCAGACGCTCGACACGGGCGGTGACAAGCGAACCCTGCTCAACCAGGTGGACCTCTTCGTGGGGACCTCCGCGGGCTCTTTCAACGCGGCGTTCTTCGCGCGGGAGGCGGACCCGGACAGCGCCTTCGACCGGAACATCCAGTTCTGGGGCGAGGCCGTCGCCATGAACAAGAAGGGCGTGTCCCTGGGGCGCACCCTGAAGGCGATGACGGGCACCTCCTCGCTGCTCGACTCGAACTACATGCGCGGCTTCCTGGGCAACTACTTCGGGACGACGACGCGGCTGGGAGACCTCAAGCGCAAGGTGGTGATTCCCAGCTTCCAGCTCGATGGGACGCGCAAGGGCCTGCGGACCTGGAAGTCGAAGGTCTTCCACAACACGGGCCCGGAGAACGACCCCGACCTCAACGAGCTGCTCATCGACGTGCTGATGCGCAGCGGCTCTCCGCCGCTCTCCTATCCCATCTACCAGGGAATGAAGGAGCAGGGCAGCGGCTACGTGGACGGAGGGCTCTACGCCAACAATCCCTCGCTCGTGGGACTGGCGCAGGCCATCAACATCATGTCCCGTCCGAACAAGCACGAGCAGGTGGACACGCTGGCGACGGAGCCTCCCAACCTGGAGTCCATCCTGGTCCTGTCGTTGGGCAATGGCATCATGCCGAAGTACCTGGAGCCCACGTTCAAGGATGGCGAGGCCAACTGGGGCTTTGCCCCGTGGCTCTTGAACCTCCGCGACCCCATGGTCCTGGTGAAGATGTTGCTGGAGGCGGGCTCGGACGCGGTGAACTACCAGTGCCGCATGATTCTCCGGAAGAAGTACTTCCGGCTGGACCCCGCCGTGGACCAGCGCCTCTCCGCCTATGACACGCATGAGGTGGGGACGGTGCTCCTGGGGATGTTGAGCCAGCAGTCCACCATGGACCTGCTCCAGAAGGGACAGCGGTGGCTCGACAAGTCTGGATGGCTGGGTGACGCGCAGCACGGCGCGCAGCCGGCGCAAGTCGGGACTTGAGATGTCTGGGAATGAGGCGATGCCAGCCCTTGGAGAGGTGAGCTGAGATGACGCGGATTCTCCTGGTCTCGGGAAGCGGTGGAGTGGGGAAGACGACGGTGGCGGCGGCGACAGGCCTGGCGGCCTCTCGCCGGGGCCTGCGCACGTTGGTCCTGTCCTTCGACGCCTCGCGAGACCTGAGTGGTGCCTTCGGGCTGGAGGGCCCGGCGCGCCAGGGCCTTCCCGTTCGCGCCGATGACACCCTGCACCTCCAGGAACTGGACGTCCCCTCGGAGCTTCAGCGCCGCTGGATCTCGGGCCGGGGCGAGGTGGCCGCGCTGCTGGGCGGTGGGCTCGAGGACGTGACGGCGGAGGAGGTGGCGCTCACGCCGGGGGTGGACGTGCTGCTGGCGCTCCTCCTGCTCGACGAACACACGCGAGCTCGGACGTACGAGCTCATCGTCATCGACGGTCCTTCCACGGGAGAGCTGCTGCGCTTCACCGGAGGCGCGGACGCGGTGGGCTGGTTCGCGCGCAGGTCGAGGGCGCCGGAGCAGAGTGCCCGTCGCGTGAGGCCGTCGCGGGGAGACCCGGAGGTGCTCCACGGCGTCAGCGACAGGCTGATGGACGTGGGGGCGCTCTTGCGCGACCCCACCGTGACGACCCTCCGGCTGGTGACCACCCAGGACACCCGCGCCGAACAGGCCACGCGGCGCGCTTGCACGGCCTTCGGTCTGCAAGGCATTGCCCTGGAGGGACTGGTGCTCAACCGCCTCCCTCCTGGAGACGGGAATGGCTCATGGGCAGAAAGACTCCAGCGTCTGGTGGGCTCGGTCCCCGTGACAGGGGTTGAGCTCCAGGCGGAGGATGTGGTGGGACGCGGCGCGCTCGAGGCCTTCGCGACGCGGCTCTACCAGGGTGAGGACCCGGCGAAGCCCATGAGCACCCATCCCGTCCTCGGGGTGGAGAAGGACGCAGTGGATGCGTACAGGCTGGAGGTCAGGCTGCCCTTCGTGAGCAAGGAGGAGGTTGTCCTCTCCAGGCGCGAGGCGGAGCTGGTCATCCAGG from Myxococcus stipitatus carries:
- a CDS encoding type I polyketide synthase, translated to MAKLPTRISELPTVKLAYLANQLRAKKELLAAEPIAVIGMSCRFPGGGELPETFWDVLRDGRDATREVPADRWNIDDVYDPTPGTQGKVYTRRGAFIENVDLFEPSFFGIAPRDAKFMDPQQRMLLEECWRALERAGIPPAGLAGSRTGIFVGLMHNDYNVLGISADVEMSSSSLNYPSMAAGRISHTLGFQGPALTVDTACSSSAVTVHLACQSLRNDESDMALAGGVSLSLSPVTMMVECQNRMLSADGRCKAFDASADGFARGEGCGMVVLKRLSDALAHGDPIIGVIRGSALNHDGRSSGLMVPNGRAQERVIRMALDGCGVEPDQVSYIEAHGTGTALGDPIEMEALRSVFGRKSTRGSPLFVGSVKTNIGHLEAAAGIAGLIKVLLSLRNEAIPAHLHFERPNPNIRWDDLPVVIPTELRPWPRGEQRRLAGLSSFGFSGTNVHLVVEEAPVLPRPPMARERPVHLLTLSAKTEAALDALVEAHESALTDDSVSPGDWCFTANAGRSHFEHRAAITGSSVAELRMGLSRLRAEKPRSQREPRRGTELPKPVFLFTGQGALGPGTGRELAETWPVFREALLRCSNVLQGRLEPRLEDILWGEASASLLADTRYAQPALVALEFALSELWASWGIVPGAVAGHSLGEYAAAVVAGVLSLEDSLKLVVERARLIHEAPGEGAMLAVHASMEAVAPVVAPLAQRVSLAAVNGPEDLVLSGEAAAISEVAETLAARGITCKRLPVPHAYHSSLMDPVVAPFEACFEGVALSTPRVPFVSSLEGRLVSEELTRPGYWGRHLREPVAFAATLDVLRGQMHRTFLEVGPAPVLAGIGRRIFQDAEELCWLPSLRASSGETAQLLSSLGSLYSRGFEVDWAAFDAPFERRPATLPTYPFRRERYWLDTQTGGLLGERRVSRDKGHPLVGTPLSLAGTKVRRFTSRLSAFEPSFIADHRVFGATILPAACYAEMALGAARLTAGAESLFELSSVELERPFVLGEGEAHDVQTVLTPEAGRTHFEIYGQGSTGPERDWVRLAHGHLTEHRESTRPVQLETELLSRFSAPRPSEPLFELMARHGIEYGPSFRVIESLRFGTNACLAHVRLHDSHVVGMGAYQLHPLLLDACFQTAAALFMEDAKSGQQHRQRMPVGIERLRWFKKPGASVWVHARHDGRGVTTSDELLSCDLRILGEEGDVIAEVQGLLLKQSDRRALMTSFPDSSRELLFELAWREQEAARGRSPLPLLSGRWLLLADSGGAAQSLKAQVQRHGGTCELVLPGPGYERMEPGLARLDPSDPHAFTRLLRELAEEGASPATVVCFWGLDEPKAEALSPESLAQATSRSAAGVLHLVQAMARATWAQKPVLWLVTRGAVSAAPGDTVEGLAQSTLWGLCRAAAIEHPELSCRLVDLDDGEDAATRWFERMAHAPGENMLALRGSRLLAARLVRPPAAPSRTSSERAIHADGAYLITGGMGALGLATATWLVEEGARHLVLVGRGAPGAEAQARLLELRERGCEVTVACADISRAEDARRVVEELSARGSRPRGIFHVAGVLEDGVFLRQDRERLAKVFAPKVLGAWNLHLAAMGLPLDLFVMYSSAASLVGVAGQANYVAANTFLDALAHHRRAKGLPALSVNWGRWSGGGMAEKVRGPGRAPSSDANSLSPQRALRVLEELLGRDLAQVGVVPVNLSPREATPSAGHGPLFSELVVREPSQSAGTARMVELLEELKRSDGTRRRGLLMHYVHGRLAPLLGFPPDHEMLQRSISLNEMGLDSLRAVELKNRMGRELGVDLPLARFIDGTGVAGIVEVLHEQLELSELLARVPAAGAQVELEELTL